The uncultured Hyphomonas sp. genome includes a region encoding these proteins:
- a CDS encoding Gfo/Idh/MocA family oxidoreductase, giving the protein MKQKFRIALIGTGYIGKTHALAYRSVNAVFPDLPELVADLVVDIDETAGRAFAAQFGFARFSTDWHDAVSDPEIDIIAIATPNHLHKDMAIEALRAGKHVYCEKPLAVTIEDSEAMAEAARNASGQTLVGYNYLCNPALQLARKMIESGRIGRPLFFRGVNDEDYMADPKTPHSWRCERAKAGAGTLGDLATHLISLSQFLMGDIVGVAGRTYTAHAKRPVASDQAAYRTVENDDVVSVLVEFEGGARGELSSSRIAWGRKNRLAFEIHGEKGTILFDQERLNELEIFETPEDADAQGFRKILIGPAHPPYGAFVQSTGHQLGFNDLKVIEVKNLIEGIANGSPCYPSFEDALKVEQVIDRVLNPQPGT; this is encoded by the coding sequence ATGAAACAAAAATTCAGGATCGCGCTTATCGGGACCGGCTATATCGGGAAAACGCATGCGCTCGCTTACAGGTCGGTGAACGCGGTCTTCCCGGACCTGCCGGAATTGGTGGCCGACCTTGTGGTCGACATCGATGAGACGGCAGGACGCGCCTTCGCCGCGCAATTCGGCTTCGCCAGGTTTTCAACAGACTGGCATGATGCGGTCTCCGATCCGGAAATCGACATCATTGCGATCGCCACGCCAAACCATCTGCACAAGGATATGGCCATCGAAGCGCTCCGGGCGGGCAAGCACGTTTATTGTGAAAAGCCGCTCGCTGTAACGATCGAAGATTCCGAGGCCATGGCTGAGGCGGCCCGCAACGCTTCCGGCCAGACGCTTGTCGGATACAACTACCTCTGCAACCCGGCCCTCCAACTCGCCCGGAAGATGATTGAGTCAGGCAGGATAGGCCGGCCGCTCTTTTTCCGGGGCGTGAATGACGAAGACTATATGGCGGATCCGAAAACGCCCCATAGCTGGCGGTGCGAGCGTGCAAAAGCCGGAGCCGGCACCTTGGGCGACCTCGCAACCCACCTTATCAGTCTGTCCCAGTTCCTCATGGGGGATATTGTCGGCGTCGCGGGGCGAACCTATACGGCGCACGCGAAGCGCCCGGTCGCTTCAGACCAGGCGGCATACAGAACGGTCGAGAATGACGATGTCGTTTCCGTCCTGGTCGAGTTTGAAGGAGGTGCACGCGGCGAGCTGTCTTCCAGCCGCATTGCGTGGGGACGCAAGAACCGGCTGGCATTTGAAATCCATGGAGAGAAGGGCACGATCCTTTTTGATCAGGAACGGCTCAACGAGTTGGAAATATTCGAAACGCCGGAGGACGCCGATGCGCAAGGATTCCGGAAAATCCTGATCGGTCCCGCGCATCCGCCATACGGGGCATTTGTCCAGTCAACAGGGCATCAACTTGGTTTCAATGACCTGAAAGTGATCGAAGTCAAAAACCTCATTGAGGGAATAGCGAACGGTTCGCCTTGTTATCCATCTTTCGAAGATGCCCTGAAGGTCGAACAAGTGATCGACCGCGTGCTGAATCCACAGCCCGGGACCTGA
- a CDS encoding PepSY domain-containing protein, translated as MMQAGTIRAWSWVHKWTSLISTLFLLMLCLTGLPLIFHDEIDSALNPESWQPAHPGEAHLTLDEILDISLEHRPGEVPIFMSFDIDRPVVNVTTGPAADAPGHDMHFASFDLTSGDLVPPADRGESVMEFILQLHTDMFLGLPGMLFLGAMGCLFVAAIISGVVLYAPFMRKLDFGTVRRRQSPRLKWLDYHNLLGIVTLAWVLVVGITGVVNTLETPIIDTWRTNELADLVAGNEAAFLAGPRASLDDAVREAVKLAPDMELQFVAFPGSGFSTGAHYAVFLHGDTPLTENIITPVLIHAGTGEIAGLRQMPWYTKALSLSRPLHFGDYGGLLLKLVWLVLDLVTILVLATGLYLWATRRESPRRRLQPAKTVEINSR; from the coding sequence ATGATGCAGGCAGGAACAATCAGGGCGTGGAGCTGGGTCCATAAATGGACGAGCCTCATCTCGACCCTGTTCCTGCTCATGCTCTGCCTGACCGGGCTGCCGCTTATCTTCCATGACGAGATCGACAGCGCGCTCAATCCAGAGAGCTGGCAGCCGGCACATCCCGGCGAGGCGCACCTGACGCTTGACGAAATCCTCGACATCTCGCTCGAACACCGTCCGGGCGAGGTGCCGATCTTCATGAGTTTCGACATTGACCGGCCGGTCGTGAACGTCACCACAGGCCCCGCCGCAGACGCGCCGGGGCATGACATGCACTTTGCCTCCTTCGATTTGACGAGCGGTGATCTCGTGCCGCCCGCAGACCGCGGCGAGAGCGTCATGGAGTTCATTCTCCAGCTGCATACGGACATGTTCCTCGGATTGCCGGGCATGCTGTTCCTTGGCGCAATGGGATGCCTTTTCGTTGCCGCGATCATCTCGGGCGTCGTCCTTTATGCGCCCTTCATGCGCAAACTCGACTTCGGAACGGTCCGCCGGCGCCAGTCCCCGCGCCTGAAATGGCTCGACTACCACAATCTCCTCGGCATCGTGACGCTCGCCTGGGTCCTGGTCGTGGGCATTACCGGTGTCGTCAACACGCTGGAAACACCCATTATAGATACGTGGCGCACGAATGAATTGGCAGACCTTGTTGCCGGCAATGAAGCAGCTTTTCTTGCGGGACCGCGTGCCTCACTTGATGATGCTGTCCGGGAAGCGGTCAAACTGGCACCAGATATGGAACTTCAGTTTGTGGCCTTTCCCGGCAGCGGCTTTTCGACAGGCGCGCACTATGCCGTGTTCCTTCATGGCGACACGCCCCTGACGGAGAACATCATCACGCCTGTCCTGATCCATGCCGGAACGGGCGAGATCGCCGGCCTCCGGCAGATGCCCTGGTATACAAAGGCCCTCTCCCTTTCCCGACCATTGCATTTCGGGGACTATGGAGGACTGCTCCTGAAACTCGTCTGGCTGGTCCTTGATCTTGTGACCATCCTTGTTCTTGCAACCGGCCTGTACCTCTGGGCCACGAGGCGCGAGTCTCCCCGTCGCAGGTTGCAGCCAGCCAAAACCGTTGAAATCAATTCCAGATGA
- a CDS encoding TonB-dependent receptor, translating to MKTSTRLFLAAGLTAGMAAPCALAQTPPASDEERVLDTVIVKDSSQVELTREYAGGQVARGGRAGLLGNLDFLDAPFSGTAYTSDLILTQQSDSVGDVLQNDPVVRVAKGFGNFQEVYVLRGFPVYSDDITLNGVYGILPRQFVAAELLERVEVFRGANAFINGAAPGGSGVGGTINLVPKRAPADSVRRATLGYETSGQAYGALDIGDRFGPAQEWGVRFNAVLRDGETAVEDQDRALSVFSLGTDYDGERFRFSADIGYQDNRIDAPRPQVTPLAGVPAAPDSDANFAQPWTYTDEKQLFGVVRGEYDLSEAVTVWLGAGARNGEEANVLANPSAAEDGSLTAYRFDNTREDNVVSFDTGLSAEFQTGPVGHRVVVSASSVSLESKNAYAFSSFFTPFATDLYSPVAVAAPAADFFVGGNLARPLKTEEVTNTSLAIADTLSFIDGRLLATVGLRQQDIDTASFDYNTGAKLSGYEDDKVTPAFGLVYKATGEVSLYANYAESLQPGQIAPATSGGVTILNSGEVLEPFTGEQVEAGVKYDGGNFGATAAIFRLTRPNAIVADQVFSASGEQENTGLELTLFGEPMDGLRLIGGATFLDSELAKTQGGLDQGNTPIGVPEIQANLNAEWDVAAIDGLTLDGRIVYTGEQYVNTANTTELDSWTRLDIGARYSLDISDRPVTLRARIENLTDESYWASTGGYPGANYLILGNPRTFSVSASIDF from the coding sequence TTGAAGACTTCGACCCGCCTGTTTCTCGCTGCCGGATTGACCGCCGGTATGGCCGCCCCCTGCGCCCTCGCCCAGACACCTCCCGCAAGCGACGAAGAACGCGTCCTCGACACGGTCATCGTCAAGGATTCCTCCCAGGTCGAGCTCACCCGAGAATATGCCGGCGGCCAGGTTGCGCGGGGCGGGCGGGCCGGCCTGCTCGGCAATCTCGATTTCCTGGACGCTCCCTTTTCAGGAACAGCCTACACATCAGACCTGATCCTCACCCAGCAATCCGACAGCGTCGGCGATGTCCTGCAGAACGACCCGGTGGTTCGTGTGGCCAAGGGGTTCGGAAACTTCCAGGAAGTCTATGTCCTGCGCGGCTTTCCCGTCTATTCCGACGACATCACGCTGAACGGGGTCTACGGTATCCTGCCCCGCCAGTTCGTCGCGGCCGAGCTGCTGGAGCGGGTCGAAGTCTTCCGGGGCGCAAACGCCTTCATCAACGGGGCCGCGCCCGGCGGAAGCGGTGTCGGCGGAACGATCAACCTGGTCCCGAAGCGCGCTCCGGCCGACAGCGTACGCCGGGCAACCCTCGGCTATGAAACTTCCGGCCAGGCCTATGGCGCACTGGATATCGGGGACCGGTTCGGTCCGGCACAGGAATGGGGTGTCCGATTCAATGCCGTGCTCCGCGATGGCGAGACGGCTGTCGAGGACCAGGACCGCGCCTTGTCGGTGTTTTCACTCGGAACGGACTATGACGGCGAACGGTTCCGTTTCTCCGCAGACATCGGCTACCAGGACAACCGGATCGATGCGCCCCGTCCGCAGGTGACCCCGCTGGCGGGCGTGCCGGCAGCGCCTGACAGCGACGCAAATTTCGCCCAGCCCTGGACCTATACCGACGAGAAACAGCTCTTCGGCGTGGTGCGCGGCGAATATGATCTCAGTGAAGCTGTCACCGTCTGGCTGGGCGCCGGTGCCCGCAATGGTGAAGAAGCAAATGTGCTCGCCAATCCGAGCGCGGCCGAAGACGGAAGCCTGACCGCCTACCGGTTCGACAATACGCGCGAAGACAATGTCGTCTCGTTCGATACCGGCCTCAGTGCTGAATTCCAGACCGGGCCGGTCGGCCACCGTGTCGTCGTATCGGCCTCTTCCGTCAGCCTGGAATCGAAGAATGCCTACGCCTTCTCAAGCTTCTTCACCCCCTTCGCGACCGATCTCTATAGCCCGGTCGCCGTGGCCGCCCCGGCGGCAGATTTCTTTGTTGGCGGCAACCTCGCCAGACCGCTGAAGACCGAAGAGGTCACCAACACCTCCTTGGCCATTGCCGACACATTGTCTTTCATCGATGGACGCCTTCTGGCGACGGTCGGCCTGCGCCAGCAGGACATCGACACAGCAAGCTTCGACTATAATACCGGCGCGAAACTCTCCGGATATGAAGACGACAAGGTCACCCCGGCCTTCGGCCTCGTCTACAAGGCGACGGGCGAGGTGTCCCTCTATGCCAATTATGCCGAAAGCCTCCAGCCGGGCCAGATCGCCCCGGCGACCAGCGGCGGCGTGACCATCCTCAATTCAGGCGAGGTGCTCGAACCCTTCACCGGCGAACAGGTCGAGGCAGGTGTCAAATATGATGGCGGCAATTTTGGCGCCACGGCCGCAATCTTCCGCCTGACCCGCCCGAATGCGATTGTTGCAGATCAGGTATTTTCCGCCTCCGGCGAGCAGGAAAATACCGGCCTCGAACTCACTCTCTTCGGAGAACCCATGGACGGCCTGCGCCTGATCGGCGGCGCAACCTTCCTCGATTCAGAGCTTGCAAAGACGCAAGGCGGCCTAGACCAGGGCAACACCCCGATCGGCGTGCCCGAGATCCAGGCCAATCTCAACGCGGAATGGGATGTCGCAGCAATCGACGGACTGACCCTCGACGGACGGATTGTCTATACAGGCGAGCAATATGTGAACACGGCCAACACGACCGAGCTCGACAGCTGGACACGCCTCGATATCGGCGCCCGCTACTCGCTCGATATTTCCGACCGCCCCGTCACCCTGCGGGCACGGATCGAAAACCTCACCGATGAATCCTATTGGGCATCTACCGGCGGATATCCTGGTGCCAACTACCTGATCCTCGGCAATCCCCGGACGTTCAGCGTCTCGGCCTCGATCGACTTCTAG
- a CDS encoding nucleotidyl transferase AbiEii/AbiGii toxin family protein — protein MSDPILKIDIQQWVERAREDPSAYRARQATEIVLNAIALTAPLNQKLFLKGGILMGLAYDSPRQTTDVDLTTDLDPGEQAAEEVKAALNGAFPAITARLGYAGLHLQVHTMRLEPRNQFDGAEFPAIKLKIGYAEIGTPAHRALVEGRAAITIEVDISFNEPMSQIQVLEMPEGAALHAYSLTDLIAEKYRAMLQQVTRRRNRRQDVYDLDYLIASHAFGDAERKDILTAFLTKARARHLDPGRESLGDEEVRRRSGAEWETLRLELGDVPEFGPCYDRVEAFYRSLPW, from the coding sequence ATGTCTGATCCCATCCTGAAGATCGACATTCAGCAATGGGTCGAGCGCGCACGTGAAGACCCGTCGGCCTATCGCGCCCGCCAGGCAACCGAGATCGTGCTGAACGCGATCGCCCTGACCGCCCCCCTCAATCAGAAACTCTTCCTGAAGGGCGGGATCCTGATGGGCCTTGCCTATGACAGCCCCCGGCAAACAACCGATGTCGATCTGACGACAGATCTGGACCCGGGCGAGCAAGCGGCTGAAGAGGTGAAGGCTGCGCTCAACGGCGCATTCCCCGCTATCACCGCACGTCTCGGCTATGCAGGCCTTCACCTTCAGGTCCACACCATGCGGCTGGAACCCCGCAACCAATTCGACGGAGCCGAATTCCCGGCCATCAAGCTCAAAATCGGTTATGCTGAAATCGGAACGCCGGCCCACAGGGCGCTGGTGGAAGGCCGCGCGGCCATCACGATCGAAGTCGACATCTCGTTCAATGAACCCATGTCGCAGATCCAGGTGCTCGAAATGCCGGAAGGCGCCGCGCTCCATGCCTACAGCCTGACCGACCTGATCGCGGAAAAATACCGGGCGATGCTTCAGCAGGTCACCCGCCGGAGGAACCGCCGCCAGGATGTCTACGATCTCGATTACCTGATCGCCAGCCACGCATTCGGAGACGCCGAGCGAAAGGACATCCTGACAGCCTTCCTGACCAAGGCCCGCGCCCGCCACCTCGACCCGGGCCGGGAGTCGCTCGGCGATGAGGAAGTTAGAAGAAGGTCAGGTGCAGAATGGGAGACACTCAGGCTCGAGCTTGGTGATGTTCCGGAATTCGGCCCCTGTTATGACCGGGTGGAGGCCTTCTATCGCAGCTTGCCTTGGTAG
- a CDS encoding GSU2403 family nucleotidyltransferase fold protein, producing the protein MVAVRPFSDEQLRTLINLGQRYEVWMEAERALARMPYDLRIKKVSGKSYLYEIFDRSGNGKSLGRLTDELEEKFQSYREEKKRAQAQRDGARAVLDESSRLYRALRLPMLSSGAGPILQECDRRGLLGSHLLVVGTNALAAYALEAAGFLVGAPEETEDFDLAWSAVESEEPDTLLWDMLKSVDPTFTVNTERTFQARNAKAYEVEILVAPSRAGTLGRSDRPKPVPLPEQEWLLLGRPVDQVVACRDGTPVRILAPDPRWFALQKLWMSEKDRRNPLKRPKDRRQGIALLNAVAEAMPQYPMDASFEAEIPGELMPYYQEWRSGNFS; encoded by the coding sequence ATGGTAGCTGTCAGGCCCTTTAGCGACGAGCAGCTTCGCACACTCATCAATTTAGGCCAGCGCTATGAGGTCTGGATGGAGGCTGAGCGTGCGCTGGCGCGCATGCCTTATGACCTGCGCATCAAGAAGGTTTCCGGCAAGTCCTATCTCTATGAAATCTTCGACCGCAGCGGCAATGGCAAGAGTCTGGGCCGGCTGACCGATGAGCTCGAAGAAAAATTTCAAAGCTACCGGGAAGAGAAGAAAAGGGCCCAGGCGCAGCGGGATGGCGCGCGTGCCGTGCTGGACGAAAGTTCCAGGCTCTACCGGGCCCTGCGCCTGCCCATGTTGTCGAGCGGGGCGGGCCCGATCCTGCAGGAATGCGACCGCCGGGGCCTCCTGGGGAGCCATCTGCTTGTCGTCGGAACGAATGCGCTCGCGGCCTATGCCCTGGAGGCGGCAGGCTTTCTTGTTGGCGCCCCGGAGGAGACCGAAGATTTTGACCTGGCCTGGTCGGCGGTGGAAAGCGAGGAACCGGACACTTTGCTCTGGGACATGCTGAAATCGGTCGATCCGACATTTACAGTGAATACGGAGCGAACATTCCAGGCACGCAATGCAAAAGCCTATGAGGTCGAAATCCTCGTTGCGCCGTCGCGAGCAGGCACACTTGGGCGGAGCGACCGCCCGAAGCCTGTCCCCCTTCCGGAACAGGAGTGGTTGCTGCTCGGCCGGCCTGTCGACCAGGTCGTTGCCTGCCGGGATGGAACGCCTGTGCGTATTCTTGCCCCGGACCCCCGATGGTTTGCGCTCCAGAAGCTCTGGATGTCGGAGAAGGACCGGCGAAACCCCCTCAAACGCCCGAAAGACCGGCGGCAGGGAATTGCCTTGCTCAATGCTGTTGCAGAAGCGATGCCCCAATACCCAATGGACGCATCCTTTGAGGCGGAGATCCCCGGCGAACTGATGCCATACTACCAGGAATGGCGGTCCGGGAATTTCAGCTGA
- a CDS encoding type VI secretion system-associated protein TagO, with the protein MSNRAWIVVTIIGLFLLGGCEPVPVKQNSSLCEESIAEAKDYMAKKNYEMADITLGAAERVHGCDSASFTIAKTDVLLAQLGSPSERDPDAPPVSAWTVKTDTSNMTDEKNVFIATRSEPYSGNYGTTQATLHVRCMEDTTSVIWDWDEYLGDDDSSVYTTKKRMTIRLDSETPEEHWYSVSTDGTAVGLWSGGDAIPFIRRLIESKRLVARITPYGESAREAVFDVAMLDEHLPELQEACHWN; encoded by the coding sequence ATGAGTAATCGTGCTTGGATCGTGGTGACAATTATTGGTCTCTTTCTTTTGGGTGGGTGTGAGCCCGTGCCCGTGAAACAGAATTCAAGCCTCTGTGAGGAAAGTATCGCAGAAGCTAAAGATTACATGGCCAAAAAGAACTACGAAATGGCTGACATTACTCTTGGGGCAGCAGAACGAGTGCATGGATGCGATTCTGCGAGTTTTACGATCGCAAAGACAGATGTCCTTCTGGCGCAACTGGGTAGTCCGTCGGAACGTGACCCGGACGCACCTCCTGTATCGGCTTGGACTGTAAAAACAGACACTTCCAATATGACCGATGAAAAAAATGTCTTCATTGCAACAAGGTCTGAACCTTATTCAGGGAACTATGGCACGACCCAAGCGACGCTACACGTACGATGCATGGAAGACACCACTTCGGTGATCTGGGATTGGGATGAATATTTAGGTGACGACGATTCAAGTGTTTATACAACCAAAAAGCGGATGACGATTAGGTTGGATTCCGAGACGCCCGAAGAGCACTGGTATTCTGTTTCTACGGATGGCACCGCCGTGGGGCTTTGGAGTGGAGGTGATGCGATTCCATTTATCCGACGGCTGATAGAGTCCAAACGCTTGGTTGCCCGGATTACCCCGTATGGAGAAAGTGCGCGAGAGGCAGTTTTCGATGTTGCGATGCTCGACGAGCATTTGCCTGAACTGCAGGAAGCTTGCCACTGGAACTAA
- a CDS encoding thermonuclease family protein encodes MNRNVIQFDPHDRRRKRPRPEPRGPKRPQWRFRSLLHALSIVLLVLAIGLGTYWTLGSEPDGTVTRGAQIAGVASVVDGDTIDIHDQRIRLSGFDAPERGRRCGTVNVFQKALNYLGDYIERQTVTCDVTGKNGDRLVATCSVRGKDLGEIMVASGWARDWPRYSRRAYADEEASARRSRAGIWGLACPDDLWGNRNYD; translated from the coding sequence TTGAATCGAAATGTCATCCAGTTCGATCCGCACGACCGCAGGCGCAAGCGGCCCCGACCGGAGCCACGAGGACCCAAGCGGCCGCAGTGGCGCTTTCGTAGTCTGCTTCATGCCCTGTCGATTGTTCTGCTTGTCCTGGCCATTGGTCTCGGCACTTACTGGACGCTTGGCAGCGAGCCGGACGGAACAGTCACAAGAGGCGCCCAGATTGCGGGGGTCGCATCGGTGGTGGATGGCGACACGATTGATATCCATGATCAGCGGATCCGTCTCAGCGGATTCGATGCTCCGGAACGCGGGCGGCGATGCGGCACCGTCAATGTCTTTCAGAAAGCCTTGAACTATCTTGGCGACTACATCGAGCGGCAGACCGTGACATGTGATGTGACGGGGAAGAATGGCGACCGCCTCGTTGCCACCTGCTCGGTTCGCGGCAAGGACCTTGGCGAGATCATGGTCGCCAGCGGCTGGGCACGCGACTGGCCGAGATACAGCCGTAGGGCCTATGCCGACGAGGAAGCAAGTGCTCGCAGGTCCAGGGCCGGTATCTGGGGACTTGCGTGTCCGGACGATCTTTGGGGCAATCGGAACTACGACTGA
- a CDS encoding Swt1 family HEPN domain-containing protein, with protein MAQLAEDMSRQFEPFRHAFEHRQLWAERLESQMRAISFQWVRPEIAALSLEGLAVVSRLNTAVRYESPFDDEASEVIDEDLGDPIIIDDEATPEARDAAHIEAGMHPGMLAFTPAALGEVLIQTGFTLKAGYAPLAATTDGSDPGLVFHPGHNALITAVEVRLRHLISQKLSAQYGGDWIDKRIDSNLVADWKFRREEAVAKGEPPLELLHYSYLMDLKDIIVRRDHWRDVFKDIFGSKEHFSVSMERLHPIRHPLSHGRPIGTGQQFHLISEAGRILSAMGYKIFET; from the coding sequence TTGGCGCAACTCGCTGAAGACATGTCACGCCAGTTCGAACCTTTCAGACACGCGTTTGAGCATCGGCAACTCTGGGCAGAACGGCTCGAATCTCAAATGCGCGCCATAAGCTTTCAGTGGGTGAGACCTGAGATCGCCGCTCTGTCGCTGGAGGGCTTGGCCGTCGTGTCGAGACTGAACACCGCCGTTCGCTACGAATCGCCGTTTGATGACGAGGCATCAGAAGTCATTGATGAAGATCTCGGAGATCCAATCATCATCGACGACGAAGCCACGCCGGAAGCCAGAGACGCCGCACACATTGAAGCCGGTATGCATCCCGGCATGTTGGCATTCACTCCCGCCGCGCTTGGTGAAGTCCTCATTCAGACAGGCTTTACGCTCAAGGCAGGGTACGCTCCTTTGGCCGCGACCACCGACGGCAGCGATCCCGGGCTTGTTTTCCATCCTGGTCACAACGCACTGATCACGGCCGTTGAAGTGCGTTTGAGACATCTCATTTCGCAAAAACTGTCGGCGCAATACGGAGGTGACTGGATCGACAAGCGGATTGATTCAAATCTAGTCGCCGACTGGAAATTCCGGCGAGAAGAAGCAGTCGCCAAGGGCGAACCTCCGCTCGAATTGCTGCATTATTCCTACTTGATGGACCTGAAGGACATTATTGTCAGGCGGGATCACTGGCGGGATGTCTTCAAGGATATCTTTGGCAGTAAAGAGCATTTCTCTGTTTCAATGGAGCGACTCCACCCGATCCGCCACCCCCTGTCGCATGGACGACCGATCGGCACTGGGCAGCAGTTCCACCTCATCTCGGAGGCTGGCCGCATTCTCAGCGCCATGGGATACAAGATTTTCGAGACTTGA
- a CDS encoding helix-turn-helix domain-containing protein has protein sequence MARPSIAERVLKGLEEARDHAAGKEVRGLVEHVPKDIDVAAIRKKTNLSQAAFANMIAVKLPTLRNWEQGRRTPEGPARVLLTMVNKKPNIVVSTLAPKLAAAKSTKAPAKAKLCSKRAAKPQDAA, from the coding sequence ATGGCTAGGCCGAGCATTGCAGAGCGCGTTTTGAAAGGACTCGAGGAAGCCCGGGATCACGCTGCGGGAAAAGAGGTGCGAGGCCTTGTCGAACATGTTCCGAAAGATATTGATGTAGCGGCCATTCGCAAGAAGACGAACCTCTCTCAGGCCGCCTTCGCGAATATGATTGCTGTCAAACTCCCGACCTTGCGGAACTGGGAGCAAGGGCGCCGTACACCTGAGGGACCCGCCAGGGTTCTTCTGACCATGGTCAACAAAAAACCGAATATTGTTGTTTCGACTCTGGCGCCGAAATTAGCGGCGGCAAAGTCCACAAAAGCCCCTGCAAAGGCAAAGCTGTGCTCTAAGAGGGCCGCCAAACCGCAAGATGCAGCATAA
- a CDS encoding type II toxin-antitoxin system RelE/ParE family toxin gives MLRAGHAPDCQKSQGRRPGSEYWGVRKVRIAKPGKGKSGGYRVITVFFSEDAPVYLLAMLSKGERAIFSADDKKAFRAMTSEIKKEQKGEKDG, from the coding sequence ATGTTGCGAGCTGGGCATGCTCCGGATTGCCAAAAGTCCCAAGGACGGCGACCTGGTTCAGAATACTGGGGTGTAAGGAAGGTCCGGATCGCGAAACCGGGAAAGGGCAAGTCCGGTGGCTACCGGGTGATCACCGTGTTCTTTTCGGAAGATGCGCCTGTCTATCTGCTGGCGATGTTGAGCAAAGGCGAACGGGCCATTTTTTCCGCAGACGACAAAAAAGCGTTCCGGGCAATGACGTCCGAAATCAAAAAGGAACAGAAAGGAGAGAAGGATGGCTAG